The stretch of DNA ATTGCGGAATTCTTAACACATCATTATGCGGTAGCGACAAGTTTACGTTCACTAAAAAAGGCTGCCACCATCAAGCAAGGGTTAGCACGCTATGTTTCAGCGACTGACTTAGCGCGATTGACTTTCTTTGAAGCTGACTTAACGAGCGCTGACGGCTGGGAAGCCGGACTGCAAGGGGCTGACGGCGTTATTCATGTGGCTTCACCATTAGGACATGGCACGGAGTTGACCGAAGAATTGGTTTCGATCGCTAAAGCTGGGGTACAACATGTCCTGTCAGCGGCCCATGCCGTGGGAATTAAGCGGATCGTGTTGACGAGCTCAGAAGCGGCTTCGACGCCAGCGAGTTTGGCGAGTGGGACTTTTGATGAAAGCTTTTGGACGCAATTAGATAATCCAGAATTAGATGCTTACCGAATTTCAAAAGTCGAAGCGGAAAAGGCTGCTTGGCAGTTGGCGAAAGCGGATGCGCTGGCTTTAACGACAATCTTGCCTGGCGCCATCTTTGGTCCGGTTATGACAAGTAATCTGAGTTCGAATGGCATTTTATTACAATTACTAAAGGGGCTACCGGCGATTCCTAAAGTGCCAATGGAAGTGAGTGACGTGCGGGATCTAGCACGCTTACACCGCCTGGCTTTTGAAAATGATCAAGCGATTGGACAGCGCTATTTAGCAGCCGACCAGTCCATTAGCATGCTGCAGATTGCACGAACTTATCAACAAAGTTTTCCACAATTGAAACTAGCCGTGCGACCATTGCCTAACTTTGCGACCCGTCAACTGGCAAAAGTGATGCCGAGTCTGCGAGCCTTAGTGCCAATGTTGGATCGGCACTATCACCACACAACCCAAGCTGCAACCACTCAGTTGGGTTGGTCACAACATACGCCAGTAGAAACGGTTGTTGCGGCTGCCCAGCGATTAATTAGCTTGGGACTAGTTGAGTAATTGGTAGGTGCTTTTCACAACCGTCACAGTTGAATCTAGGTTTAAAGGTTGAAAGACTCAAAAGCATCACAAATGTTGTAGTATCGGTAACCCATAAGCCTAAAGTAGACTCACCTAAATTTAGCGCTCCGTCAGTCAAAATCGGTGTGCTGTGGGGGACGGCGCCAGCCAAGGTACGGTCTGACGCCTCAATTCCAAGCCGACAAAACACGTCTTTGAATTGCCCCGCGAGATTAGTCAGCCAAGAACGCCGATTAATCTCGCCGACACTGCACACCGATTTTGACTGACTCCGCTAAGCATAAATAACTACTGACTTAGCTGGAGGTTGTTGCTGATAGCATCGGACGTGCAGGTAGTGTTTGACCGGCGTTCTTTTGCCGGCCTTACACCACGGACGGTCCGGGAGATTTGCGGCTTTGGCAAAGTTTCCGGGCGAGGTTCAAGACGTTTCTATGGCTTGAACCGGTCCCTCGTCCGCATGTTATCGGCAACAACCGGAAGCGGCAGTAGTCGACTAGTTTTCATTACCGGATTGTTGACGTAGTGGTGCAGACCGGCAATTTTTAATTTTCAACCTTTAGTCTAGGTTAAAAAAATTGGTTAATGCTCAGGGTTTTGAGTAGGCACCAATTTTTTTATTAGTTTTAGGCCAGAAAGTAAGCACGGTTTAGGGAAAAACGGCCAAGTACCGGCTAAAATCGCGTCTTTGTTCCGTGAAACCGTCAGTTGTAACTCGACTGGATTCTCGGTAGAATGGAAACACTGAATTGATTAAAAGGAGTAGTGGGCGATGGACTTAGCGGCGGCGCAACAAGTATTAAAAACAACGTTTGGTTATGATGAATTTCGACCGGGACAAAAAGCGGTCATTGAACAAGTATTAGCTGGCCAAAATACGCTGGCCGTAATGCCAACTGGGGGTGGCAAGTCTCTGTGTTACCAGATCCCAGCCTTACTATTTGAAGGTCTAACGGTGGTCGTTTCACCCTTGATTTCGTTAATGAAGGATCAAGTTGATGCGTTAAATGATAATGGTATCGCGGCCACATTTATCAATAGTTCGATGGCCTATCGTGAGATCAATCAACGGTTGCAAGAACTGCGCGCGGGCGATTACACGTTGCTCTACATTGCGCCAGAACGGTTAGATTCACCACAGTTTATTCAAGCATTGGGGAATTTGCCCATCAAATTGTTGGCGATTGATGAAGCCCATTGTATTTCGCAATGGGGACATGATTTTCGACCAAGCTACTTAGCTTTGAGTACCGCGATTGAACAATTACCGACCCAGCCACAAGTCTTAGCGCTAACTGCAACGGCGACGGAACAAGTGGCACAAGATATTTGTCAGCGTCTGCAGATTGCCCCTGATAATGAAGTCAACACTGGTTTTGCGCGCGATAATTTGGACTTGTCAGTGGTTAAAGATCAGGACACGGATCAGTACATTTTGGATTATTTAGCAGCTAACGCAGCAGAAGCCGGAATCATTTATGCTAGTACGCGGAAAGAAGTCACGCGGATCGCGGCGTTATTGAAACGACATCATATTCAAGCAACGATGTATCATGCAGGTTTAGACGATGACGTTCGCCGAAAAAATCAGGAAGACTTTCTGTATGACCGTGTTCAAGTGATGGTCGCAACGAATGCGTTTGGGATGGGAATCGATAAGAGTAATGTCCGATTTGTGATCCATGCACAGGTTCCTGGTACCTTGGAAGCCTACTATCAAGAAGCGGGCCGGGCTGGTCGAGACGGCTTGCCAAGTCAGGCCATCTTGATCTATCGGGCTAAAGATATTCAAATCCAGCATTTCTTTATTGATGAATCTGAAATGGATGACGAACATAAACACCGTTCTTATCACAAATTACAGCTAATGACGCAATATGCGAATACGCAAGGGTGTTTGCAACAATTTATTTTAAAATACTTTGGTGAAGCTTCGGAACCATGCGGGCGGTGTAGCAACTGTCGTGATGACCGCGCGGCGCAAGATATTACCACGGCCACACAAAAAGTGTTGTCTTGTGTAGTCCGTTTGCATGCACGTTTTGGCAAGGGCGTCGTGGCACAAGTCTTGTGTGGGGCCAACAATCAGCGCATCCGTGACTTGAATTTGAGCGACTTGCCAACTTATGGCATTATGAACGGGCAACGCCAAAAGAGTGTGACGGAACTGATCGATTTCTTAACGGCGACTGGCTACTTACAAACCCAAGGCGGTCAATATCCCACTTTGGCGGTCACTAAAAATGGCGTCGCAGTTTTAAAGGGACAAACGCAAGTGTATCGTAAAACGGCGCAGACCGTTGAGCAGGCTGCGCCGGAAAATGATGCGTTATTTGAACAATTACGGACATTGCGACACAACTTGGCTGAGGAACAACATGTCCCACCGTTTGTTATTTTTTCAGATAAAACGTTGCATTCGATGTGTGAAAGATTACCAGAAAACGATGAAGCCTTTCTAGACGTTAAAGGTGTTGGCGCTAGCAAGTTGGAAAAGTATGGTGAGACGTTCATGGAAACCATCCGCGCCTACGCGCATCAACCCGCTACCGCGAACTAACGACCGTTTGATGACTGAGTGCAGGCGTTCGCTTAGTTTCAGCTCGATTTAAAATACCATAAATATCACTCGCAACTTGACCATAAGATTTAACGCCGTTTTGAATATTCGACATGATGACGATATAGGTCTGACCATTATGACTAAAATTATTAGCGATATTCCAACCGCTCAAAACGCCGTGACTACTGTAACTGGCGGGATTAGCGTAAAAACCCATGCCATAAGTTGACGAACTACCAGCCGTGAGCATGGTTTTGCGCGCCGCTTTTGAGATTAACCGGTTAGTCATGAGGGCGTGGTCAAAGCGGTACATATCGCTGACCGTCATGTAAAGATTACCACAACCATATAGTTGAGATAAATCCGGCAGTGTGGGCGTGGTATAGACGCCATTTTTAATCTTGTAACCAGTGGAATGATTAGCGATTTGATCAAAGGTTTGATAAGTGCCAGTGGTAGCCATTCCGGCTGGTTTGAAAATATGCTTTTCCAAATAAGGCATTAATGGCTGACCACTGACTTTTTCCACTAAATAGGCCAGGACGGTGTAATTACTGTCTAGGTAATGCCATTGTCCCGGTTGGGCGCGGATGCCTTGCTTTTCGATATCTTTAACCAATGCTTTGGGTGTGATGGCCGCGTTAGTTTCGGCGTGACCAATTAAACCGGAAGTATGGGTTAATAAGTGGCGCAGTTTAATCTGATGACCATTGGGAAAATTAGGGAGAAATTTGCTGACAGGATCATCGACAGTTAATTTACCGGCGTCCTGCAATTGCAAGATGGCTGTGGCAATGACGGCTTTTTGTGCCGAGCCGATATAATAGGGCGTGGTCACTTCGTTCGGAAGCTCAGTTTTGCGATTACGCCAGCCGTAACCTTTACGGAGCACGATGCGGTTGTCACGGACTACCAAAATTGATCCTGAAAAATGTAAATTGGTCATATAACGATCGAGTGACTGATTGTTAACCACTGTCGAGAGTGGTCGTTTGACCGCTGTTTTCGTGGTAGCGTTGGCCGGCTTAGGTTTAGCCACCACCGTTGTTGGCGTCGGTTTAGCGGTTCGTGGTGATGGTTGCAGCAAATCAGTTGTCATCGCCAAGATGCCACCAATCCCGACGACTGCCAGTATAAGTATGCCAAGCCGGTAACGCCAATTAGGCTGTTGAAAATGCATGTCAATTTCCCCCAAAAATTAAGTTTGATTCAAATTAACCTAACTATACCATTGTTGTACAAAGTCAATTGTTAAATTTCGGTAATCTTGGAGGAACTTACAGATGGAAATAGCTTGGAAAAACACTTCAGAATCCGTTTCAATGAAACACTTTTTAACCACCCACGGGATTAGTATGCGGCTTATTAAAGAAATTAAGCATGGTAACGGCGATTTCTTGGTCAACGGACAGTCGCAAACGGGGGTGATCACGGTTGCCAAAGGGGATGTGGCAGGTATCGCTTTGCCAGCTGAAGCCAGTGACGAGACGATTGCGAGCAGCGAGCAACCAGTAGCGGTACTTTACGAAGATGCCAATTGGTTGGTCGTCAATAAACCCGCGGGCTTAACGAGTGTGCCGGGGCCTAGCAATCGCGACGAGACTTTGGTTAACCGGGTCAAAGGACATTTGCAGCGGGAAGCGGCGGAAAATTTGAAGCCACACTTGATCACACGTTTAGACCGTGATACGAGTGGCATCGTGCTAGTTGCCAAGCATCGTGTGGCTCAGAGCATTCTGACTTATCCACCGGTTGCGGCATCCTTGCGAAAAACCTACTTGGCCTGGGTGAGTGGGAAAGTCATGCCGACGCAAGGCATGATTGATGCGCCTATTGGCCGACCAACGGACAGTCCGCGACGGGCAGTCATGGCTAGTGGTCAACCAGCCGTCACCGAGTATCGCGTCGAAAAAAGATTTGCAGCGCAGGTCACCCAAGTGAGCTTAACTTTGGTGACTGGTCGGACACACCAGATCCGGGTCCATTTGACCCATTTAGGCCATCCGTTGCTGGGTGATGCGCTGTATGGTGGCGACCAAACCTTAATCAAACGGCAGGCGTTACACGCCGAAAAGCTCGCTTTCTTTGATCCTTTCACGGAACAGCAACGCGACTTTGTGGCGCCGTTACCAGCCGATTTAAAACAATTAGTTGCCACCTTAAACACTGAAGTTTAGGTGCCAAATTAAAAACGTCACGAGTCAGTGTAACCCTAAGGTTAGCTGTCAGCGTGACGTTTTTTGTGTAAAAATTATTTACCAGCAACTGGTTCGTAGTCAGATGCCAGTGTTGCGAATGTTGATTCTAATTGTGCGAGCGGATCGGTCAAGGTTAGGTAATAGATATGTTCCACACCGTTACTGCGCATGTCGATCACGCCGGCTTCTCGCATCAAGCGAAGATGATGTGAGACTGCGGGCCGCGAAATGTTGACGAGTGCGGTAATATCCGTTACGTTCAAACCATCACCACTGTTCCCCAAGGCAATGATGATTTGGCGTCGAACCTTTTCGGAAAAAATACCGATAAGCTGGGCGCTTTCCGCTAATGCTGTTTCAGATTTTTCATAGTTAGCCATAACTGAACTAGTCCTTTCAAATTTGATTAACTTAGACCTGATGAATTCCCCCACGGTGGCTTAATTACGCTGAAACCAGGTTTGGCGCGGGTTAAGCAAGCAACTACGCCAGCTTTGGCGTTCATGCTCAAATTAATTCGGGCACAATTTATTCGAATGAGTTAGTATTAGAGACGGATACTAAGTCACCCAAATCATTAAAGTCCGCAAGTTGTCAAACGGACTGGTTGATTTAAGGTACGGTTATACTTATACCTTATTAAAACAAGTCGGCTATTAGTTGTCAATTGTTTTTATTGTATCTGTACATTATTAGGCACTTAAATCATTAATGTTTGTTTTATATCCGTATATTGAAAAATGAGGTAAAATAGTTGTATACAAGGGGTGAGCGGGATGCACGTTTTAGGAATTTTAGGATCACATCAACCAGATGGGGTTACCGGAAAAATGTTGCAAGCAGTTTTGAAGGGGGCTAACGAGACAGCGACGACGGATTGGATCAATTTGGCAGATTATGAAATCAAACCAGATCATGATAACCAGCCTAACCCGGTGCTCGACAAATTGGAAGCAAAGTTGCTTGCGGCGGACGTTTGGGTCTTGGCTGCGCCAGTTTATTTGGGTAGTTTATCAGGAGTCATGAAAAACTTTTTAGATTGCTTTCGTAGTCGCATCGCACGGTATAACGCCGTTGGTGAGGCCGTGCCGGATCGGTTTAAAAACAAACATTATGTGACGATCACGGATTGTTATGCTGGTGGGATTGAGAACTATGTGACGGGGGTCACGGATGCGGCCTTCAAAACAATGGATAAGTTTCTCACGATGGGCGGTTTGATTAAGTTACGTGAAATTGTGATCACTCATACTTGGGGCATGCAAACGTTGGCGCCAGCAAAACAAGCAGAAGGTGAACGAGTCGGGCGTCAGGCAGCACGGAAAAAGGAGCGAGATGATAATACTGTGAAACGTTATATTGAATTATTTTTCATGATTGCCGTGATGGCATTAGTGACAATGGGCATTGAAGCGGGAATTGGACAATTGGTGCCACTACATAATTTTTGGGCGTATTATGGCGTATTTGTGCTAGTCTTTTATGTGTTATTGGCGTCAATTTTACACTTTTTTACGGTGGTCAAACATCGTCGGCGTTAATTGTGCTAACATAGAGGCGTGGGCGCCCTTAGTGTAATGGATAGCACGCGAGATTTCGGTCCTTGCGATCCGAGTTCGACTCTCGGGGGGCGCATATTTTAGACCCGATATAGCAACATTGATTTGACACCATTTTATTATGGTGTCTTTTTTTGTGATTTTTTAGTGAAAACTGCCCAGTATCATAACGTTTGTGAGCCAAAATGCAGTCTCAGAAATCGGGCTTTCTCTCATATTTAATTTGTCGAAACGTGCTCGGACCAACTGCCCCCTCCGTTTGGGATGGTTAGGCAATGCTCAGGAGTGACCCGTTGACCCTCGTGCTCTGAAAGACTTTACTACTGAGCATCATTCAGTCCACTCTGCACTAATCAGTTATCCTAATATTAATTGGTCTTGATACTGGGGGTTATCAATGTCTCCTTGTTTAATCGCTATCTGACGTCGGAGTGGACCAGTTCGTTTGCTGTGTCGAGACACTTAGCTGGGCGGTTTACCCAGGTTAGTGTCTGGGCCGACTTTTAAGACGTGAACTTCGGCTTGAAAGCGCCCTGCAGATCGTACTTTGGCTGCAGGTCTGCCCCACAGCAAACGAGCTGGTCAACGGAGACGGACAATTAATGAGCTATCTCTATTTGGTCCGGTTGGTCTGCCGTAATGATTAGTCAGGGTTTAAGGTTATTGATGATCATCAAGCTTCTACGGTTTCAGCGCGTCCTAAATTAACGTATAATTTAACTAATAATAACTTACAAGGAGGCAATTGCATGCAGGTAGTGGGACAATTTATCGCCACGGTTGGCTGGCTAGGGCTCGCCCTAATTGTCAGTGAACTCGGCGCGACGCTAATTTACGAATTGGGACAATGGGTGAGTTTTCGCCTGATTGGGGCACGCGTTGTGCAGATTGCGGGGTTTCGCTATCACTTGACGAAACGTGATGGACATTGGCGGTTCAGCCATCCGTTGACCAGTCGGCCGCATTTAGTCGCAATGCCGCCCGCGGACGCGCATCGGTTTAATCATGCGGTGTATTGCTTTGGTGGCGGCTTGTTTAGCCTGATCACGGTTGTTTTGAGCTTGGTCACGTTAGGGCAGTTTAAATTGAGCTTTAATCTCTGGCTGCTGGCGTTCATTATTTGGATCTGGATGAATACGTTAAAAATTGGCCAGTTGTTACCGATGAATTTGCATGGTCAACCGACTGCCGCCAAAGACTTTCAGTTGGCACGTGAGTCAGACGCGGCGATGACCGCGGCTTATGTGACGGCTGTCGCCACGGCCCTGAACGCGCAAACTGGCAGTGTCGCTGATCTGGACGCTAGTATGATTGTCATGCCACGTGGCGGCGGTAATCAGAATTATTTTGTCGTGCGACAAGCCTATCTGACCTTGACCTGGGGGCTGCAGCATGGCCTGAGTACCCCCGATTTGTTGGCTGGTCTCGCGCGTTTGGAACCGAGTTTCAATACGTTGCCGCCGGCGGATTTAGCCAAGTACTTAGATGCAACGATTTATTGGAATTTGGTGGCTAATCGGACAGAACGACAAATTACGGGGTGGTATCAAGATACTGGGGTCCAACAGCTATTACAACGGTATGAACCGCTGGCCTACTATAAATTGCAAGCGGCTTATAATTGGCGGGTTGCCAAACAACCGGCACTTGCGTTGACCCAGATCAAACAAGGTTTGAAATTTGCTAAACGCAGTCGAGATGTGACGGAGCAACAATGGTTACGCGCACTAAAAGTCATGATTGAAGCTTCTTAGGTTCTGGTAAAGATTGGTCGGCAAACGATTTGTTAGCAATTGGCAGTGCTAAGCTGAAAGTAGCTTAAGTGAGAAGGGTGAAAAAAGTGAAGCAGCGGATACAACAACATTGGGGTTTGTGGTTAACGCTATTGGTCATTGTCATTGGCCTAGTGGGGGTTGGATTGACCCGAGTGAACGCGGGTCTCTACCAACAGACCGTGGCGAAGGTGACTAAGATACAAACGATTAATCATCAAACGACGACGGATGAGTTCAATAATCAGGATGCCAGTTATACCCAGTGGGTGACGGTCAAAGTTTTAAATAATCATCATCAGGGGCACACTTATCGGATTAAAAATACGTACACTAAGTCGCAAGCGATGGATCAAAAATATCGGGTCGGCAACCAAGTCTTTTTGCGCATTCCCAGTCAAAAAGATGCCGCAATTACGATTCAAGGGTTAAAACGGGATACGACACTAGCTTTTGTCGCCTGGCTGATGTTAGCGTTATTATTGTTGATCATGCGATTTAGCGGGCTAATGGCGCTTTTGAGTGTGACGTTAAATGCGGTCTTATTTTATGCCGCAATTCAAATTGATCTCGCCACGAACGGTGGTCATCTTTATACATTATTTGGTATTTTGGCAGTTATTTTTGCGGTCCTCACGCTATGGTTAGTCCTTGGATTGACCCGAAAGATGTTGGTGACTCTTGGCGCAACGATTGTCGGCACGGGACTTGCGGTTGTGATTAGTTTGATCGTCTTCTCGGTGACTCATGAACGAGGGGTGACTTATGAGGCGATGCAGTATGTGACTCAGGTTCCCAAACCGTTATTTCTAGTGGAAACGATCTTAGGTTCGTTAGGAGCGGTCATGGATGAATCGACCGACATTGTCGCGTCATTGTTCCAGTTACAAACCGAACGACCAGATATTGCCCCCAATCAAGTTTTCAAGTCTGGGCTACAAATTGGTCATTCGATTATGGGACCGTTAATTAATGTGCTATTTTTAATTTTTATGGCCGACACGTTCTCGATGACTTTACTTTATTTACGCAACGGTAATAATTGGGGCTATACATTCACTATGAATATGTCGTTAGGCATGGTCCAAAGCCTGATCTCAGGGATTGGTATTGTTTTAGCGATTCCGGTGGCTAGTTGGTTAGCGAGCCGCTTGATGCCACGGGAGGTGACCTCAGCATGAGTACGATCACAGTTTTAGGGCTTGTTTTATTTGCCTTGATGACGATTATTGGTGGTAAAACTGGGGCAACCGCGTTTTTAAGCCTAATTTTGAATTTCGGACTTTTATTCTTATCAATTGTGCTCATCTCATGGGGCTTTCCAGCTATGGGCGTGTCATTGGTGATTGGAACAGTTATTTTAGCCTTCACAATTTTCTTCGGCGAAGATAATGAGTTAGCGGCCAAAACGGCTTATATTGCGTCGTTGATTATTATGGTTGCGCTGATTCTATTAATTTTCCCAGTGGAACATTGGATTATGGCGCAGGGCTTCAGTTTGGAAGATAGTGAAGATTTAGAAGGGATGTCGTTAACGATTGGCGTGTCCTTTGTTGGTGTGGCGGTCACAGAAGCCATTCTCAGTACGTTAGGTGCGATTGCGGAAGCCAGCATTGCCATTGCCGCCGGACTCAGTGAAATTATTGAGCAACATCCTCACGTAGCGACTAAACGGCTTTTTACAGACGGGATTAGTATTGGTAAACAGATCATCGGGACCACCTTCAACACGTTGTTCTTTGGTTTCTTCGGGGGCTTTTTAGCACTGTTTATCTGGTTTTCGGGTCTGCACTATTCATTTGGTAGTGTCATCAATAACAAAATTTTCGTCGGGGAAGTCTTGATGGTCATGTTTTCCTTGATTGGGGTTATTTTAGCCGTGCCAGTGACGACCTGGGTCATGACACTAGAACATCGTCGGGCGGCTAAGCTGAAAGATTGACGAGTCACCTGTTAATCTGGTACGGTGAAGTGAAATTAAGTCGAGGAGGAATAATGTTCTATGAAGATTCGTAAAGCGCAACCGCAAGATAGTGGTCAAATTGCGCCCTTAATTGCGATGATTTATCGTGATATGGCCATGCCAGTTTTGGCAAAGGTCAGTGAAGCAGATTTATTGGCGATGCTGACGACGTTATATGCGCTGCCAGAAAATTTGGATGGCTTGGCACAAACGTTTGTGGCGACGGATGACGACCAAGTGTTAGGCATCGCGTTCGGTCATCCAGCAGAAAATGAAGTGGCCGTCAATCAAATTTTAGCTAAAGTTTCAGCGGCACAACCGGGCTTCTCAGGACCGTTGGAACTTGGCGGTGAAACGCGTCCGGGAGAATGGTATTTAAGTATGCTAGCAGTCGCACCCCA from Lactiplantibacillus brownii encodes:
- a CDS encoding NAD-dependent epimerase/dehydratase family protein; the encoded protein is MKKVIVTGGSGFVASWVIAEFLTHHYAVATSLRSLKKAATIKQGLARYVSATDLARLTFFEADLTSADGWEAGLQGADGVIHVASPLGHGTELTEELVSIAKAGVQHVLSAAHAVGIKRIVLTSSEAASTPASLASGTFDESFWTQLDNPELDAYRISKVEAEKAAWQLAKADALALTTILPGAIFGPVMTSNLSSNGILLQLLKGLPAIPKVPMEVSDVRDLARLHRLAFENDQAIGQRYLAADQSISMLQIARTYQQSFPQLKLAVRPLPNFATRQLAKVMPSLRALVPMLDRHYHHTTQAATTQLGWSQHTPVETVVAAAQRLISLGLVE
- a CDS encoding flavodoxin family protein, translating into MHVLGILGSHQPDGVTGKMLQAVLKGANETATTDWINLADYEIKPDHDNQPNPVLDKLEAKLLAADVWVLAAPVYLGSLSGVMKNFLDCFRSRIARYNAVGEAVPDRFKNKHYVTITDCYAGGIENYVTGVTDAAFKTMDKFLTMGGLIKLREIVITHTWGMQTLAPAKQAEGERVGRQAARKKERDDNTVKRYIELFFMIAVMALVTMGIEAGIGQLVPLHNFWAYYGVFVLVFYVLLASILHFFTVVKHRRR
- a CDS encoding RluA family pseudouridine synthase; this encodes MEIAWKNTSESVSMKHFLTTHGISMRLIKEIKHGNGDFLVNGQSQTGVITVAKGDVAGIALPAEASDETIASSEQPVAVLYEDANWLVVNKPAGLTSVPGPSNRDETLVNRVKGHLQREAAENLKPHLITRLDRDTSGIVLVAKHRVAQSILTYPPVAASLRKTYLAWVSGKVMPTQGMIDAPIGRPTDSPRRAVMASGQPAVTEYRVEKRFAAQVTQVSLTLVTGRTHQIRVHLTHLGHPLLGDALYGGDQTLIKRQALHAEKLAFFDPFTEQQRDFVAPLPADLKQLVATLNTEV
- the recQ gene encoding DNA helicase RecQ, producing MDLAAAQQVLKTTFGYDEFRPGQKAVIEQVLAGQNTLAVMPTGGGKSLCYQIPALLFEGLTVVVSPLISLMKDQVDALNDNGIAATFINSSMAYREINQRLQELRAGDYTLLYIAPERLDSPQFIQALGNLPIKLLAIDEAHCISQWGHDFRPSYLALSTAIEQLPTQPQVLALTATATEQVAQDICQRLQIAPDNEVNTGFARDNLDLSVVKDQDTDQYILDYLAANAAEAGIIYASTRKEVTRIAALLKRHHIQATMYHAGLDDDVRRKNQEDFLYDRVQVMVATNAFGMGIDKSNVRFVIHAQVPGTLEAYYQEAGRAGRDGLPSQAILIYRAKDIQIQHFFIDESEMDDEHKHRSYHKLQLMTQYANTQGCLQQFILKYFGEASEPCGRCSNCRDDRAAQDITTATQKVLSCVVRLHARFGKGVVAQVLCGANNQRIRDLNLSDLPTYGIMNGQRQKSVTELIDFLTATGYLQTQGGQYPTLAVTKNGVAVLKGQTQVYRKTAQTVEQAAPENDALFEQLRTLRHNLAEEQHVPPFVIFSDKTLHSMCERLPENDEAFLDVKGVGASKLEKYGETFMETIRAYAHQPATAN
- a CDS encoding YibE/F family protein, producing the protein MSTITVLGLVLFALMTIIGGKTGATAFLSLILNFGLLFLSIVLISWGFPAMGVSLVIGTVILAFTIFFGEDNELAAKTAYIASLIIMVALILLIFPVEHWIMAQGFSLEDSEDLEGMSLTIGVSFVGVAVTEAILSTLGAIAEASIAIAAGLSEIIEQHPHVATKRLFTDGISIGKQIIGTTFNTLFFGFFGGFLALFIWFSGLHYSFGSVINNKIFVGEVLMVMFSLIGVILAVPVTTWVMTLEHRRAAKLKD
- a CDS encoding GNAT family N-acetyltransferase → MKIRKAQPQDSGQIAPLIAMIYRDMAMPVLAKVSEADLLAMLTTLYALPENLDGLAQTFVATDDDQVLGIAFGHPAENEVAVNQILAKVSAAQPGFSGPLELGGETRPGEWYLSMLAVAPQAQGHGVGGQLLTALPQLVATLGETKLSLNVDDGNPRAAKLYRRHGFVADGQLMIGVHPYAHMLKSL
- a CDS encoding serine hydrolase domain-containing protein; its protein translation is MHFQQPNWRYRLGILILAVVGIGGILAMTTDLLQPSPRTAKPTPTTVVAKPKPANATTKTAVKRPLSTVVNNQSLDRYMTNLHFSGSILVVRDNRIVLRKGYGWRNRKTELPNEVTTPYYIGSAQKAVIATAILQLQDAGKLTVDDPVSKFLPNFPNGHQIKLRHLLTHTSGLIGHAETNAAITPKALVKDIEKQGIRAQPGQWHYLDSNYTVLAYLVEKVSGQPLMPYLEKHIFKPAGMATTGTYQTFDQIANHSTGYKIKNGVYTTPTLPDLSQLYGCGNLYMTVSDMYRFDHALMTNRLISKAARKTMLTAGSSSTYGMGFYANPASYSSHGVLSGWNIANNFSHNGQTYIVIMSNIQNGVKSYGQVASDIYGILNRAETKRTPALSHQTVVSSR
- a CDS encoding YibE/F family protein, which produces MKKVKQRIQQHWGLWLTLLVIVIGLVGVGLTRVNAGLYQQTVAKVTKIQTINHQTTTDEFNNQDASYTQWVTVKVLNNHHQGHTYRIKNTYTKSQAMDQKYRVGNQVFLRIPSQKDAAITIQGLKRDTTLAFVAWLMLALLLLIMRFSGLMALLSVTLNAVLFYAAIQIDLATNGGHLYTLFGILAVIFAVLTLWLVLGLTRKMLVTLGATIVGTGLAVVISLIVFSVTHERGVTYEAMQYVTQVPKPLFLVETILGSLGAVMDESTDIVASLFQLQTERPDIAPNQVFKSGLQIGHSIMGPLINVLFLIFMADTFSMTLLYLRNGNNWGYTFTMNMSLGMVQSLISGIGIVLAIPVASWLASRLMPREVTSA
- a CDS encoding ArsR/SmtB family transcription factor; the encoded protein is MANYEKSETALAESAQLIGIFSEKVRRQIIIALGNSGDGLNVTDITALVNISRPAVSHHLRLMREAGVIDMRSNGVEHIYYLTLTDPLAQLESTFATLASDYEPVAGK